CATCATAAGATTGTCGTTGAGCTGGGAAAATATCGTTTCGATACGTTTACGGAATCTCTTGTATGCCCATGTAGGCGGATGCCAGTTTTTCTGATTCAGCCGATATGGAACTTCAAGAGTGATATTTGCTGCCTCAAAGAGATTCTTCTGAATCTCAGCACAGAGATAGCCTTTGTCTCCAAGCATCATGCAATCATGATATTCCCAGCGTACGTCCTTGAGAAAATGAAGGTCATGAACACTTGCGGCAGTCATGTCAAAGGAATGGATAACACCAAGTATTCCGCAGACAACATGGAGCTTATAGCCATAATAATGCAAGCCTTGCGAAGCGCAGTATCCCCAGTCGGGAGCAGCATCGGGATTGTCTTGTCCCATGGTGCATCGTTTGGCCCGTGCGTTCCGGCATACCTTTACTGGTTTAGAATCAATGCAGAATACATCTTCGGGGCCATCAATAGCTCTGGCTACATCCTTGCGGATTTCTTCTGCAAGTCGGGCCGTGAGCTTGCGTCGGGCATTGAATTGTCTGCGACTGATCAGGTTAGGCAAATCCTCCTTACACTCATGGTGCAGACGATAAAAAAGAAGATTCTCGCTGTCGAAGCCGAAGGACTCGGCGGTTATCCCGAGAGCAATGACTTCAAGGTCGGAAAACTTGGGAACAACACCGCACCTGGGTACGTTTCCATGTTCATTAACTCGATTTCCGGCAAAATCCTTGCAGATTCCGAGGATTCTGACGAAATTTGCTATGAAGTTGCGC
The window above is part of the Butyricimonas paravirosa genome. Proteins encoded here:
- a CDS encoding IS982 family transposase; translated protein: MKKLHNLRIIIKLVVTTPLTTIALLMRNFIANFVRILGICKDFAGNRVNEHGNVPRCGVVPKFSDLEVIALGITAESFGFDSENLLFYRLHHECKEDLPNLISRRQFNARRKLTARLAEEIRKDVARAIDGPEDVFCIDSKPVKVCRNARAKRCTMGQDNPDAAPDWGYCASQGLHYYGYKLHVVCGILGVIHSFDMTAASVHDLHFLKDVRWEYHDCMMLGDKGYLCAEIQKNLFEAANITLEVPYRLNQKNWHPPTWAYKRFRKRIETIFSQLNDNLMMIRNYAKQSCGLFTRIAGKIAAMTFMQYVNFVNHHPIGRIKYSLI